A region from the Nocardioides coralli genome encodes:
- a CDS encoding GNAT family N-acetyltransferase, which translates to MGYDADGDWLGWWCLAVDETDEAAAELGYRLRRTAWGHGYATEGSRVLLDHAFETLGLQRVWAQTMAVNTRSRGVMERLGMRHVRTYQGEWEDPLPGAWRGEVVYEITPS; encoded by the coding sequence ATGGGGTACGACGCCGACGGCGACTGGCTCGGGTGGTGGTGCCTCGCCGTCGACGAGACCGACGAGGCGGCCGCCGAGCTCGGCTACCGGCTGCGGCGTACGGCCTGGGGGCACGGCTACGCCACGGAGGGGTCACGGGTGCTGCTGGACCACGCGTTCGAGACGCTCGGCCTGCAGCGGGTGTGGGCGCAGACGATGGCGGTGAACACCCGTTCGCGGGGCGTGATGGAGCGGCTCGGGATGCGGCACGTGCGCACCTACCAGGGCGAGTGGGAGGACCCGCTGCCCGGAGCCTGGCGCGGCGAGGTGGTCTACGAGATCACGCCGTCCTGA
- a CDS encoding GNAT family N-acetyltransferase — protein sequence MGTLRPTLHTERLRLEPLTEDHLELLVELDSDPEVLRHIVGRALTRKEVLTDSAPRRLRTDDLGRGT from the coding sequence GTGGGCACGCTGAGGCCGACCCTCCACACCGAGCGGCTGCGGCTCGAACCGCTCACCGAGGACCACCTCGAGCTCCTGGTCGAGCTCGACAGCGACCCGGAGGTGCTTCGCCACATCGTCGGCCGGGCCCTGACGCGGAAGGAGGTGCTGACCGACTCCGCCCCGCGGCGGCTCCGCACCGACGACCTCGGTCGCGGCACCTAG
- a CDS encoding citrate synthase 2, protein MPEQPTVHHGLEGVVAFESQIAEPDKEGSALRYRGVDIEELVGRVPFENVWGLLVDGSYTPGLPPAEPYNIAIHTGDVRADVQASVAMLAPLLGMGQTYDISDEAAREDLSRVAVMVLSYAAQAARGIGKPVVPQREVDRGTSLAERFLIRWRGEADPAHVRAIDAYWSSAAEHGMNASTFTARVITSTGADVAAAFSGAIGAMSGPLHGGAPSRVLGMIEQVEQRGDARAYVKELLDNKERLMGFGHRVYRAEDPRARVLRRTAKELDAPRYQVAEELEQAALAELRERRPDRVLETNVEFWAAIVLDFAQVPAPMFTAMFTCARTGGWSAHILEQKQTGRLIRPSAVYAGPTERPAAEVDGWDEAWAR, encoded by the coding sequence ATGCCCGAGCAGCCGACCGTCCACCACGGCCTGGAGGGCGTGGTCGCCTTCGAGTCGCAGATCGCAGAGCCCGACAAGGAGGGCTCCGCGCTGCGCTACCGCGGGGTCGACATCGAGGAGCTCGTGGGTCGGGTCCCCTTCGAGAACGTCTGGGGGCTCCTGGTCGACGGGAGCTACACGCCGGGGCTGCCCCCGGCGGAGCCCTACAACATCGCCATCCACACCGGCGACGTCCGCGCCGACGTGCAGGCGAGCGTGGCGATGCTGGCGCCGCTGCTGGGCATGGGGCAGACCTACGACATCTCCGACGAGGCCGCCCGCGAGGACCTCTCACGCGTGGCGGTGATGGTGCTGTCCTACGCCGCGCAGGCGGCCCGCGGCATCGGCAAGCCGGTCGTGCCGCAGCGCGAGGTCGATCGCGGAACGTCGCTGGCCGAGCGGTTCCTGATCCGCTGGCGCGGCGAGGCCGACCCCGCCCACGTGCGCGCCATCGACGCCTACTGGTCCTCGGCCGCCGAGCACGGCATGAACGCCTCCACCTTCACCGCGCGGGTGATCACCTCCACCGGCGCCGACGTCGCCGCGGCGTTCTCCGGGGCGATCGGCGCCATGAGCGGCCCGCTCCACGGCGGCGCACCCTCGAGGGTGCTCGGCATGATCGAGCAGGTCGAGCAGCGGGGAGACGCCCGGGCCTACGTCAAGGAGCTGCTCGACAACAAGGAGCGGCTGATGGGCTTCGGCCACCGGGTCTACCGCGCGGAGGACCCGCGGGCCCGGGTGCTGCGGCGCACCGCCAAGGAGCTCGACGCGCCGCGCTACCAGGTCGCCGAGGAGCTGGAGCAGGCCGCGCTCGCCGAGCTGCGCGAACGACGACCGGACCGGGTGCTCGAGACCAACGTGGAGTTCTGGGCGGCGATCGTCCTCGACTTCGCCCAGGTGCCCGCCCCGATGTTCACCGCGATGTTCACCTGCGCCCGCACCGGTGGCTGGTCGGCCCACATCCTGGAGCAGAAGCAGACCGGTCGGCTGATCCGCCCCTCCGCCGTCTACGCCGGGCCCACCGAGCGTCCCGCCGCCGAGGTCGACGGCTGGGACGAGGCGTGGGCACGCTGA
- the pdxH gene encoding pyridoxamine 5'-phosphate oxidase, giving the protein MDDEIAGLRREYADAGLTEADLDPDPIAMFRRWFEEAREAGLYEPNAMVVSTVSVDGRPSSRMVLLKGVSEAGFVFFTNTGSRKGVELAANPRCALLFPWHPLERQVRVDGTATRLPQEAVEAYFGSRPERSRLGAHASRQSRPVADRAELQAAYDAAEARYADGEVPVPEEWGGYRVAPAAIEFWQGRPGRMHDRLVYTRGGEGWTVQRLAP; this is encoded by the coding sequence ATGGACGACGAGATCGCCGGGCTCCGACGCGAGTACGCCGACGCGGGTCTCACCGAGGCCGACCTGGACCCCGACCCGATCGCCATGTTCCGGCGCTGGTTCGAGGAGGCCCGGGAGGCCGGGCTCTACGAGCCGAACGCGATGGTCGTCTCGACGGTCTCGGTCGACGGGAGGCCCTCGTCGCGGATGGTGCTGCTCAAGGGTGTGAGCGAGGCGGGGTTCGTCTTCTTCACCAACACCGGCTCCCGCAAGGGGGTCGAGCTGGCGGCCAACCCGCGGTGCGCGCTGCTCTTCCCCTGGCACCCGCTCGAGCGCCAGGTGCGGGTCGACGGGACCGCCACCCGGCTGCCCCAGGAGGCGGTCGAGGCCTACTTCGGGTCGCGCCCCGAGCGCTCGCGGCTCGGCGCGCACGCCTCGCGCCAGTCGCGGCCGGTGGCGGACCGGGCCGAGCTCCAGGCGGCGTACGACGCCGCGGAGGCCAGGTACGCCGACGGGGAGGTCCCGGTGCCCGAGGAGTGGGGCGGCTACCGGGTGGCGCCGGCGGCGATCGAGTTCTGGCAGGGGCGGCCGGGCCGGATGCACGACCGGCTCGTCTACACCCGTGGCGGCGAGGGCTGGACGGTCCAGCGGCTCGCACCGTGA
- a CDS encoding glycoside hydrolase family 13 protein yields MALNDPNPWWQYAAVYQVYVRSFADSDGDGVGDLPGITARLPYLRDLGVDALWITPFYTSPQHDHGYDVADYCDVDPLFGELADADRLIARAHEHGLRVIVDVVPNHTSNEHAWFQAALAAAPGSPERARYLFRDGRGEHGELPPNNWASVFGGPAWTRVPDGQWYLHLFDTTQPDLDWRNPEVGDLLEGALRFWLDRGVDGFRIDVAHGLLKEESLRDQVLPEQDAAEEEHSMVERVGDDEPMWDQPEVHDVYRRWHRVLADYEGDRMAVAEAWTRTAESMARYVRPDELQQSFNFAWLLAEWSADQFHDVVRGTLDALTPVDAAPTWVLSNHDVVRHVTRYGGGERGLARARAATLAMLALPGSAYLYQGEELGLEEVDVAEEHWQDPAALRMGRAGRDGCRVPLPWGGSEAPYGFGPGEGQPWIPQPDDWATVTVAAQAERDDSTLAFYREALRCRREHAVPAGPDVDLADVDGEVLSFTRGALQVVLNCGDSPVGLPAGTEVLVASGPVEGDKLPGDTAVWLRGA; encoded by the coding sequence ATGGCTTTGAACGATCCAAACCCGTGGTGGCAGTACGCAGCGGTCTACCAGGTCTACGTGCGCAGCTTCGCGGACTCCGACGGTGACGGCGTCGGCGACCTGCCGGGCATCACTGCCCGGCTGCCCTACCTGCGCGACCTCGGCGTCGACGCGCTCTGGATCACGCCCTTCTACACCAGCCCGCAGCACGACCACGGCTACGACGTGGCCGACTACTGCGACGTCGACCCCCTCTTCGGCGAGCTCGCCGACGCCGACCGGCTCATCGCCCGCGCGCACGAGCACGGGCTCCGCGTGATCGTCGACGTGGTGCCCAACCACACCTCGAACGAGCACGCCTGGTTCCAGGCCGCGCTGGCGGCCGCGCCGGGCAGCCCCGAGCGTGCCCGCTACCTCTTCCGCGACGGTCGCGGCGAGCACGGCGAGCTCCCGCCCAACAACTGGGCCTCGGTCTTCGGCGGCCCCGCCTGGACCCGTGTCCCGGACGGCCAGTGGTACCTCCACCTCTTCGACACCACGCAGCCCGACCTCGACTGGCGCAACCCCGAGGTCGGTGACCTGCTCGAGGGAGCGCTGCGCTTCTGGCTCGACCGCGGCGTCGACGGCTTCCGCATCGACGTCGCCCACGGCCTGCTCAAGGAGGAGAGCCTGCGCGACCAGGTGCTGCCCGAGCAGGACGCAGCCGAGGAGGAGCACTCGATGGTCGAGCGCGTCGGCGACGACGAGCCGATGTGGGACCAGCCCGAGGTCCACGACGTCTACCGTCGCTGGCACCGCGTCCTCGCCGACTACGAGGGCGACCGGATGGCCGTGGCCGAGGCGTGGACCCGGACCGCCGAGTCGATGGCCCGCTACGTCCGGCCCGACGAGCTGCAGCAGAGCTTCAACTTCGCCTGGCTGCTGGCGGAGTGGTCGGCCGACCAGTTCCACGACGTCGTCCGCGGCACCCTCGACGCGCTCACTCCGGTCGACGCCGCCCCGACCTGGGTGCTGTCCAACCACGACGTGGTGCGCCACGTGACCCGGTACGGCGGCGGCGAGCGCGGCCTGGCCCGGGCCCGGGCCGCGACGCTGGCGATGCTGGCGCTCCCCGGCTCTGCCTACCTCTATCAGGGCGAGGAGCTCGGGCTGGAGGAGGTCGACGTGGCCGAGGAGCACTGGCAGGACCCCGCCGCGCTGCGGATGGGCCGGGCCGGCCGCGACGGCTGCCGGGTCCCGCTCCCCTGGGGCGGCAGCGAGGCGCCGTACGGGTTCGGGCCGGGCGAGGGTCAGCCGTGGATCCCCCAGCCCGACGACTGGGCCACCGTCACCGTCGCCGCCCAGGCCGAGCGCGACGACTCCACGCTGGCCTTCTACCGCGAGGCGCTGCGGTGCCGTCGCGAGCACGCCGTGCCCGCCGGGCCCGACGTCGACCTGGCCGACGTCGACGGAGAGGTGCTGTCGTTCACGCGCGGCGCGCTGCAGGTGGTGCTCAACTGCGGCGACAGCCCGGTCGGGCTGCCCGCCGGCACCGAGGTGCTCGTGGCCAGCGGCCCGGTCGAGGGCGACAAGCTGCCGGGGGACACCGCGGTCTGGCTGCGCGGGGCCTGA
- a CDS encoding cryptochrome/photolyase family protein, with translation MTAVMWFRRDLRLGDNPALVEAAADGGDGGVLPLFVLDPRLWGTAGISRRLYLGDSLRALDASLRDREGGSGGLQVVRGDPVRRVVAAAREVGASRVHVAADHGPYGSERDAAVEEALARHDIELVRTGSPYAVSPGRVLKKDGTPYWVFTPFSRAWAEHGWRGPIDPPRRVRYLTLADTSGIPDLQRPDGLSLPTAGEDAARRRWRAFLDGPLTDYARDRDKPGVDGTSRMSVHLKWGEIHPRTMLADISERGGKGTQTYRSELAWREFYAHVLHHRPETARDYYKQEFARMEYDEPGELFEKWQQGRTGFPVVDAAMRQLRATGWMHNRARMIVASFLVKDLHVEWQHGARHFMEWLVDGDLASNQHGWQWTAGCGTDAAPFFRVFNPVSQGRKFDPDGAYVRRWVPELADAEDPHEPVDPIVDHAEERREALDRWERIRG, from the coding sequence ATGACGGCGGTGATGTGGTTCCGGCGCGACCTGCGCCTCGGTGACAACCCTGCCCTGGTCGAGGCCGCGGCTGACGGCGGGGACGGCGGGGTGCTGCCGCTCTTCGTGCTCGACCCGCGGCTGTGGGGGACGGCGGGCATCTCCCGCAGGCTCTACCTCGGCGACTCGCTGCGCGCGCTCGACGCCTCCCTCCGCGACCGCGAGGGCGGCAGCGGTGGACTGCAGGTGGTCCGGGGTGACCCGGTGCGCCGGGTGGTGGCGGCGGCCCGCGAGGTGGGCGCCTCGCGGGTCCACGTGGCCGCCGACCACGGCCCCTACGGCTCCGAGCGGGACGCGGCGGTCGAGGAGGCACTGGCGCGGCACGACATCGAGCTGGTGCGCACGGGATCGCCGTACGCCGTCTCGCCGGGGCGCGTCCTCAAGAAGGACGGCACCCCCTACTGGGTGTTCACGCCCTTCAGCCGGGCCTGGGCGGAGCACGGCTGGCGCGGCCCCATCGACCCGCCGCGCCGCGTGCGCTACCTCACCCTCGCCGACACCAGCGGCATCCCCGATCTCCAGCGGCCCGACGGGCTGTCCCTCCCGACCGCCGGCGAGGACGCGGCGCGACGGCGGTGGCGGGCGTTCCTCGACGGGCCGCTGACCGACTATGCGCGTGACCGCGACAAGCCGGGGGTCGACGGGACCTCGCGGATGAGTGTCCACCTCAAGTGGGGCGAGATCCACCCGCGCACGATGCTCGCCGACATCAGCGAGCGCGGCGGCAAGGGCACCCAGACCTACCGGTCGGAGCTGGCGTGGCGCGAGTTCTACGCCCACGTCCTGCACCACCGGCCCGAGACGGCGCGCGACTACTACAAGCAGGAGTTCGCGCGCATGGAGTACGACGAGCCGGGCGAGCTGTTCGAGAAGTGGCAGCAGGGCCGCACCGGTTTCCCGGTCGTCGATGCCGCGATGCGACAGCTGCGCGCCACCGGCTGGATGCACAACCGGGCCCGGATGATCGTGGCCAGCTTCCTGGTCAAGGACCTCCACGTCGAGTGGCAGCACGGCGCCCGCCACTTCATGGAGTGGCTCGTCGACGGTGACCTCGCCTCCAACCAGCACGGCTGGCAGTGGACCGCGGGGTGCGGCACCGACGCGGCGCCGTTCTTCCGGGTCTTCAACCCCGTCAGCCAGGGCCGCAAGTTCGACCCCGACGGCGCTTACGTACGCCGGTGGGTGCCCGAGCTCGCCGACGCCGAGGACCCCCACGAGCCGGTCGACCCGATCGTCGACCACGCCGAGGAGCGCCGTGAGGCGCTCGACCGCTGGGAGCGGATCCGCGGATGA
- a CDS encoding metal-dependent transcriptional regulator, which translates to MSDLIDTTEMYLRTIYELVEEGIVPLRARIAERLHQSGPTVSQTVARMERDGLLTVEGDRHLELTAEGERLATRVMRKHRLAERLLVDVIGLDWELVHAEACRWEHVMSETVERRLIELLDHPTESPYGNPIPGLDELGETPHDEEFMSGVTPLSDVGADGEARVHVRRISEEMQKDEELMGALRRVGALPDKTVTVARTEEGVLVGSGGETAEILPDAADHIFVKVL; encoded by the coding sequence GTGAGCGACCTGATCGACACCACCGAGATGTACCTCCGGACCATCTACGAGCTGGTCGAGGAGGGCATCGTCCCGCTGCGGGCCAGGATCGCCGAGCGGCTCCACCAGAGCGGCCCGACGGTCTCGCAGACCGTGGCCCGGATGGAGCGCGACGGGTTGCTGACCGTCGAGGGCGACCGCCACCTCGAGCTGACGGCCGAGGGCGAGCGGCTGGCCACCCGCGTGATGCGCAAGCACCGCCTCGCGGAACGGCTGCTGGTGGACGTGATCGGTCTCGACTGGGAGCTCGTGCACGCCGAGGCGTGCCGCTGGGAGCACGTGATGTCGGAGACCGTCGAACGCCGGCTGATCGAGCTGCTCGACCATCCCACCGAGTCGCCCTACGGCAACCCGATCCCCGGCCTCGACGAGCTCGGGGAGACGCCCCACGACGAGGAGTTCATGTCCGGCGTCACGCCGCTCTCCGACGTCGGGGCGGACGGGGAGGCCCGGGTCCACGTCCGGCGGATCTCCGAGGAGATGCAGAAGGACGAGGAGCTCATGGGTGCGCTGCGCCGCGTCGGCGCCCTCCCCGACAAGACCGTCACCGTGGCCCGCACCGAGGAGGGGGTGCTGGTCGGCTCCGGCGGCGAGACCGCCGAGATCCTTCCCGACGCGGCCGACCACATCTTCGTCAAGGTGCTGTGA
- a CDS encoding Sir2 family NAD-dependent protein deacetylase — MTLAPAADRVAAALDLLRDRPLVVLTGAGLSTDSGIPDYRGPGSVPRTPMTYQQFVAGPEARQRYWARVHTGFGRFHAATPNAGHLALARLDPELLITQNVDGLHEAAGSRRLVALHGRISDVICLGCRATSSRAALERRLADLNHGWAERYADLALRPDGDVDLVDWAGFVVADCEDCGGVLKPDVVFFGENVPGPRVERCYAAVDALTDTGGALLVAGSSLAVMSGLRFVKRAAKAGVPVVVVNRGPTRGDPLATCKLEVGCSEFLDELSLTAP; from the coding sequence ATGACCCTGGCCCCGGCGGCCGACCGCGTCGCGGCCGCCCTCGACCTGCTGCGGGACCGGCCGCTGGTCGTGCTCACCGGCGCCGGCCTGTCCACCGACTCGGGGATCCCCGACTACCGCGGACCCGGGTCCGTGCCCCGGACGCCGATGACCTACCAGCAGTTCGTCGCGGGCCCCGAGGCGCGGCAGCGGTACTGGGCGCGGGTCCACACGGGCTTCGGCCGGTTCCACGCCGCGACCCCCAACGCCGGGCACCTCGCCCTCGCACGGCTCGACCCCGAGCTGCTGATCACCCAGAACGTCGACGGTCTCCACGAGGCCGCCGGCTCGCGGCGGCTGGTCGCGCTGCACGGCCGGATCTCCGACGTCATCTGCCTCGGGTGCCGCGCGACCTCGTCGCGCGCCGCCCTGGAACGCCGCCTCGCGGACCTCAACCACGGCTGGGCGGAGCGGTACGCCGACCTCGCGCTGCGTCCCGACGGCGACGTCGACCTCGTCGACTGGGCGGGCTTCGTCGTGGCCGACTGCGAGGACTGCGGCGGGGTGCTGAAGCCCGACGTGGTCTTCTTCGGCGAGAACGTGCCGGGGCCGCGGGTCGAGCGCTGCTACGCGGCCGTCGACGCCCTGACGGACACCGGAGGGGCGTTGCTGGTGGCGGGCTCGTCGCTGGCGGTGATGTCAGGACTGCGCTTCGTCAAGCGGGCCGCGAAGGCCGGGGTCCCGGTCGTCGTCGTCAACCGCGGGCCCACCCGGGGTGACCCGCTGGCGACCTGCAAGCTCGAGGTGGGGTGCAGCGAGTTCCTCGACGAGCTCAGCCTCACAGCACCTTGA
- a CDS encoding DUF2277 domain-containing protein translates to MCRNIRPLHNFEPPATEDEVAAAALQFVRKVSGSTKPSQANQAAFDRAVAEITHATRHLLEELVTQAPPKNREVEAEKRRARAAARYAG, encoded by the coding sequence ATGTGCCGCAACATCCGACCCCTCCACAACTTCGAGCCGCCGGCCACCGAGGACGAGGTGGCGGCCGCCGCACTGCAGTTCGTGCGCAAGGTGAGCGGCTCGACGAAGCCGTCGCAGGCCAACCAGGCGGCCTTCGACCGGGCGGTCGCGGAGATCACCCACGCCACGCGGCACCTGCTGGAGGAGCTGGTGACCCAGGCGCCGCCGAAGAACCGCGAGGTCGAGGCCGAGAAGCGCCGAGCCCGGGCCGCGGCCCGGTACGCCGGATGA
- a CDS encoding beta-propeller domain-containing protein, whose protein sequence is MSSTPGQAGLAVAAVAGLGASFLTGMVVAGAFEPVADPPIGRAPTSADLPIRLVNADLTAPGSCEALLDSYVERGLDRVGPYGWDSVVELMGRAEASVGSGAVAEEAAPVDRGVVEQGSSATGTNVQETGVDEPDVVKTDGEVLVRVRDGELLVHDVTGTRPVGQGDTDLPDGLAAAELLLAGGTVVVTGESTDAPWHVRERTTHVVTYDISDPASPRLVDHRSVDAGLVRAVQHGDDVRLVLTSGLPDLDFVQPRWWRDDDGALERNRDAVRRSTLDDWLPSVTTYDADGSETGTQRLVDCSRVTVPSHEDAALGTMTLVGFDADDPADTDTLAVATDTGLAYFSPTRLYLATSGWSGWGCCWDGPVGGPVGRPVVPGDQGRSRLYAFELDGTDATYVASGVVDGVIRDRWSMDEHDGVLRVAVGPSHETGNFSSVLTLREDGDDLEEIGRVDKLGVNEEIKSVRWFDGLAVVVTFRQIDPLYAIDLTDPADPELLGELKIPGFSEYLHPISGQRLIGMGQDATLQGRLRGAQAALFDISDLTDPRRTDVVTYRKGSVAGAATDPRQFTWLPGRETALTVVTDGWTGRTGWVSVLRVAGDQLDNRMVEVAHGSDVDAIRLVPLPDDRVVLLTGDDISFFEV, encoded by the coding sequence ATGAGCAGCACACCCGGACAGGCCGGACTCGCCGTCGCCGCCGTCGCCGGACTCGGCGCGTCCTTCCTCACGGGCATGGTCGTGGCCGGCGCCTTCGAGCCGGTGGCGGACCCCCCGATCGGCCGGGCCCCGACGAGCGCGGACCTGCCGATCCGGCTCGTCAACGCGGACCTGACCGCGCCCGGATCGTGCGAGGCGCTGCTGGACTCCTACGTCGAGCGCGGGCTCGACCGGGTGGGGCCCTACGGCTGGGACTCGGTGGTCGAGCTGATGGGCCGCGCGGAGGCGAGCGTGGGTTCGGGCGCGGTGGCGGAGGAGGCGGCACCGGTCGACCGCGGCGTGGTCGAGCAGGGCAGCAGCGCCACCGGCACCAACGTGCAGGAGACCGGGGTGGACGAGCCCGACGTGGTCAAGACCGACGGAGAGGTGCTGGTCCGCGTCCGGGACGGTGAGCTGCTGGTCCACGACGTCACCGGCACGCGCCCGGTGGGCCAGGGCGACACCGACCTCCCCGACGGCCTCGCCGCCGCAGAGCTGCTGCTCGCGGGCGGGACGGTCGTGGTCACCGGCGAGTCGACCGACGCGCCGTGGCACGTCCGCGAGCGGACCACCCACGTGGTGACCTACGACATCTCCGACCCGGCCTCGCCGCGCCTGGTGGACCACCGCTCCGTCGACGCCGGGCTGGTGCGCGCGGTCCAGCACGGCGACGACGTCCGACTGGTGCTGACCAGCGGGCTGCCCGACCTCGACTTCGTCCAGCCCCGCTGGTGGCGTGACGACGACGGCGCCCTGGAGCGCAACCGCGACGCCGTCCGGCGCAGCACCCTGGACGACTGGCTCCCCTCGGTGACGACGTACGACGCCGACGGCTCCGAGACCGGCACCCAGCGACTCGTCGACTGCTCGCGGGTCACCGTGCCGAGCCACGAGGACGCCGCCCTGGGCACGATGACGCTGGTCGGCTTCGACGCCGACGACCCGGCCGACACCGACACCCTCGCGGTGGCCACCGACACGGGGCTCGCCTACTTCTCGCCGACCCGGCTCTACCTCGCCACCAGCGGATGGAGCGGCTGGGGCTGCTGCTGGGACGGCCCGGTCGGAGGGCCGGTCGGACGGCCGGTCGTCCCGGGCGACCAGGGCCGCAGCCGCCTCTACGCCTTCGAGCTCGACGGCACCGACGCCACCTACGTCGCCTCGGGCGTGGTCGACGGGGTGATCCGTGACCGCTGGTCGATGGACGAGCACGACGGCGTGCTGCGGGTGGCCGTGGGTCCGAGCCACGAGACCGGGAACTTCAGCTCGGTGCTCACCCTCCGGGAGGACGGCGACGACCTCGAGGAGATCGGCCGCGTCGACAAGCTGGGGGTGAACGAGGAGATCAAGTCGGTCCGGTGGTTCGACGGCCTCGCCGTCGTGGTGACGTTCCGGCAGATCGACCCGCTCTACGCGATCGACCTCACCGACCCCGCCGACCCCGAGCTGCTCGGTGAGCTGAAGATCCCCGGCTTCTCCGAGTACCTCCACCCGATCTCCGGGCAGCGGCTCATCGGCATGGGCCAGGACGCCACCCTGCAAGGCCGCCTGCGCGGGGCGCAGGCGGCGCTCTTCGACATCAGCGACCTCACCGACCCGCGACGGACCGACGTCGTCACCTATCGGAAGGGCTCGGTCGCCGGAGCGGCCACGGACCCGCGGCAGTTCACCTGGCTGCCGGGTCGGGAGACCGCCCTCACCGTGGTCACCGACGGCTGGACCGGTCGTACCGGCTGGGTCTCCGTGCTGCGTGTCGCGGGCGACCAGCTCGACAACCGGATGGTCGAGGTGGCCCACGGCTCCGACGTCGACGCGATCCGGCTGGTCCCGCTCCCCGACGACCGGGTGGTGCTGCTCACCGGCGACGACATCTCCTTCTTCGAGGTCTGA
- a CDS encoding saccharopine dehydrogenase family protein, whose product MPTPRDLDLVLVGATGFTGGLTADYLARHAPSGLRWALAGRNAEKLAAVRDRLAGIDAGLAKLELIEADAGDRSALDALAARTRVVATTVGPYLEHGAELVAACAAAGTDYVDLTGESEFVDRMYVEHHETARRSGARLVHSCGFDSIPYDLGVYYTVTQLPDDQPISVRGVVRAGGRPSGGTFQSALTQLGRARQMRAASTARRQAEERTGSRSSRAVRGRPGRDSLLGYWLLPLPTIDPLVVARSGRALPAYGPRFRYSHFAGTKTLRHAAAGAAVATGIGVMAQLPPLRKRAARLIPAGEGPDDAVREKSWFTVDIVAECGERVLHTRVSGGDPGYTETATMLAESALCLALDDNPDTSGQVTPAVAMGDRLLARLQEAGIRFDNVE is encoded by the coding sequence ATGCCGACCCCCCGCGACCTCGACCTCGTCCTCGTCGGAGCCACCGGCTTCACCGGCGGCCTGACCGCCGACTACCTGGCCCGTCATGCACCGTCGGGGCTGCGGTGGGCCCTGGCGGGACGCAACGCCGAGAAGCTGGCCGCCGTCCGCGACCGGCTCGCCGGCATCGACGCGGGACTGGCGAAGCTGGAGTTGATCGAGGCCGACGCGGGTGACCGGAGCGCCCTGGACGCCCTCGCCGCCCGCACCCGGGTCGTGGCCACGACCGTGGGGCCCTACCTCGAGCACGGCGCGGAGCTGGTCGCCGCCTGCGCGGCGGCCGGCACCGACTACGTCGACCTGACCGGGGAGTCCGAGTTCGTCGACCGCATGTACGTCGAGCACCACGAGACCGCCCGCCGCTCGGGGGCGCGCCTGGTGCACAGCTGCGGCTTCGACTCCATCCCCTACGACCTCGGCGTCTACTACACCGTGACGCAGCTTCCCGACGACCAGCCCATCAGCGTCCGCGGGGTCGTGCGTGCCGGCGGGAGGCCCTCCGGCGGGACGTTCCAGTCCGCCCTGACGCAGCTGGGCCGCGCCCGCCAGATGCGGGCCGCCAGCACCGCTCGACGGCAGGCCGAGGAGCGCACCGGGAGCCGGTCCTCGCGGGCGGTCCGCGGCAGGCCGGGGCGTGACTCGCTGCTCGGTTACTGGCTGCTGCCGCTGCCGACCATCGACCCGTTGGTGGTCGCCCGCAGCGGCCGGGCACTGCCGGCGTACGGGCCGCGGTTCCGCTACTCGCACTTCGCGGGCACGAAGACCCTGCGGCACGCCGCGGCCGGCGCAGCCGTGGCCACCGGCATCGGTGTGATGGCCCAGCTCCCGCCGTTGCGCAAGCGGGCGGCTCGACTGATCCCCGCGGGTGAGGGCCCTGACGACGCCGTGCGGGAGAAGTCGTGGTTCACCGTCGACATCGTGGCCGAGTGCGGCGAGCGGGTGCTCCACACGCGGGTGTCGGGTGGCGACCCCGGCTATACCGAGACGGCGACCATGCTCGCCGAGTCGGCGCTCTGCCTCGCGCTGGACGACAACCCCGACACCTCCGGTCAGGTCACCCCCGCGGTGGCGATGGGGGACCGGCTGCTCGCCCGCCTCCAGGAGGCCGGCATCCGCTTCGACAACGTGGAGTAG
- a CDS encoding Hpt domain-containing protein has protein sequence MNDEAIIAALWQRFRHRATDHLAVLESWADGHGADDEALTAAHKLAGSLGSYGRPEGSQIALELEQHIRAGTATPGPEVGEMLVRLRSSLE, from the coding sequence ATGAACGACGAGGCGATCATCGCGGCGCTCTGGCAGCGCTTCCGCCACCGGGCGACCGACCACCTCGCCGTCCTCGAGTCCTGGGCGGACGGGCACGGCGCGGACGACGAGGCGCTGACGGCGGCCCACAAGCTGGCCGGGTCCCTCGGCTCCTACGGCAGACCGGAGGGCTCGCAGATCGCCCTGGAGCTCGAGCAGCACATCCGGGCCGGCACGGCGACCCCGGGCCCCGAGGTCGGGGAGATGCTGGTGCGCCTGCGCTCGTCGCTGGAGTGA